From the genome of Clostridia bacterium, one region includes:
- the spoIIIAG gene encoding stage III sporulation protein AG — MERWSVRSWITASPVRGPAARWAAVALLLGMLGLLLMTTARLLTPPANGLSTDPLAASAGLPPAGVGRPAPPAADGTSSGSGVAAQDPVRQGEAVLEAKVRAALEQIDGVGRVTVIVTLAGSERLSYARETETSQETTEERDSSGGTRHSTQESSRDTVVMAQAGGGNQPVLAQATMPEIKGVLVVAEGARNPAVRELVANAVQVALGVPAYRIMVVPGKGK, encoded by the coding sequence ATGGAGCGATGGAGCGTGCGTTCCTGGATCACGGCCTCGCCCGTGCGCGGCCCCGCGGCCCGCTGGGCCGCCGTGGCGCTGCTGCTCGGCATGCTGGGCCTCCTGCTCATGACCACGGCCCGCCTGCTGACGCCGCCCGCGAACGGCCTGTCCACGGACCCTCTCGCCGCCTCGGCAGGGCTCCCGCCGGCAGGGGTCGGCCGGCCGGCGCCACCCGCGGCGGACGGGACGTCTTCCGGGTCCGGCGTGGCCGCGCAGGATCCCGTGCGTCAGGGCGAAGCGGTGCTCGAGGCCAAGGTGAGGGCGGCGCTTGAACAGATCGACGGCGTCGGGCGGGTGACGGTGATCGTGACGCTGGCGGGCAGCGAGCGCCTCTCGTACGCCCGCGAGACGGAGACGAGCCAGGAGACCACCGAAGAGCGGGACAGCAGCGGGGGCACGCGCCACTCCACGCAAGAGTCGTCGCGCGACACGGTGGTCATGGCGCAGGCGGGCGGCGGCAACCAGCCCGTGCTGGCGCAGGCGACGATGCCGGAGATCAAGGGCGTGCTCGTCGTCGCGGAAGGCGCGCGCAACCCCGCGGTGAGGGAGCTGGTCGCGAACGCGGTCCAGGTGGCGCTCGGCGTCCCGGCTTACCGGATCATGGTGGTTCCAGGAAAGGGGAAGTAA
- a CDS encoding DUF2273 domain-containing protein — MQEPWWQSLWQHHRGKSLGALFGLLFSLMTIILGLWWTLFVWACVIAGYLVGKHLDDEDATLAEVLDRLLPPGRR, encoded by the coding sequence ATGCAAGAACCGTGGTGGCAGTCGCTGTGGCAGCATCATCGGGGAAAGTCGCTCGGAGCGCTCTTCGGGCTGTTATTCAGCCTGATGACGATCATCCTAGGCTTGTGGTGGACGCTGTTCGTCTGGGCTTGCGTGATCGCGGGGTACCTGGTCGGCAAGCATCTCGACGACGAGGACGCCACGTTGGCCGAGGTGTTGGACCGGCTCCTGCCGCCGGGCCGGCGCTGA
- the nusB gene encoding transcription antitermination factor NusB, producing the protein MNRHQARELAMKALYQMDVGQGDPRAVLSYLGQEDAADAETVQRAGEIVSGVLEHRREIDRAIADRAYEWRLERLAAVDRNILRVAVWELLHSPETPAAVVIDEAVELAKTYGGADSGRFVNGILGNLLRSLEPQR; encoded by the coding sequence GTGAACCGTCATCAGGCGCGCGAACTTGCGATGAAGGCACTGTACCAGATGGACGTCGGCCAGGGCGACCCCCGTGCGGTGCTGTCGTACCTGGGCCAGGAGGATGCCGCGGACGCGGAGACGGTGCAGCGGGCCGGGGAGATCGTGAGCGGCGTGCTCGAGCACCGCAGGGAGATCGACCGCGCCATCGCGGACCGCGCGTACGAGTGGCGCCTGGAGCGCCTGGCGGCCGTCGACCGCAACATCCTGCGCGTCGCCGTGTGGGAGCTGCTGCACAGCCCGGAGACGCCCGCCGCGGTCGTCATCGACGAGGCCGTGGAGCTGGCCAAGACGTACGGCGGCGCGGACTCCGGCCGTTTCGTGAACGGGATCCTCGGCAACCTGCTCCGCTCCCTTGAGCCCCAACGGTGA
- the xseA gene encoding exodeoxyribonuclease VII large subunit: protein MPGLAPGPEQALSVSQVTQTIKHAVEGTPELQDVWVRGEVSNYKHHSSGHRYFSLKDDAAVLRAVMFERHAREQAAVWGPLPPDLGDGVEVVAHGYVGVYGKSGQYQLYVDVLIAAGAGSLHLALERLKAKLAAEGLFDAARKRPLPRLPRRVAVVTSPSGAAVRDIIRVARRRFPNIEIVVVPVAVQGETAPDEIAEGLRRANDPALRADVIIVGRGGGSLEDLWAFNDERVARAIAASRLPVVSAVGHETDFTIADLVADLRAPTPSAAAEIVVPDRAELERRLKGLAARLASGLRRMVKEDRRRLALLRARTPLRRPLWPILTGRQRIDELRAALVRDTRAAVDARRRRLEHAAGRLQALSPLAVLARGYAVARKQDGTVIRSAAQVELHEAIEVILAEGALQCEVWGAGPGLSDSARETRPRTGAAQE from the coding sequence ATGCCGGGGCTGGCGCCGGGGCCGGAGCAGGCGCTCAGCGTCTCGCAGGTGACGCAGACGATCAAGCACGCCGTCGAAGGCACCCCAGAGCTGCAGGACGTCTGGGTGCGCGGCGAGGTGTCGAACTACAAGCACCACAGCTCCGGCCACCGGTACTTCTCGCTCAAGGACGACGCCGCCGTCCTGCGGGCCGTCATGTTCGAGCGCCACGCGCGCGAGCAGGCGGCGGTCTGGGGCCCGCTGCCGCCGGACCTCGGCGACGGCGTCGAGGTGGTGGCGCACGGCTACGTCGGCGTCTACGGCAAGAGCGGCCAGTACCAGCTGTACGTCGACGTGCTCATCGCCGCAGGCGCGGGCAGCCTTCACCTCGCCCTCGAGCGGCTCAAGGCCAAGCTCGCCGCCGAAGGCCTTTTTGACGCCGCGCGCAAGCGGCCGCTGCCGCGCCTTCCGCGCCGCGTCGCCGTCGTCACCTCCCCCAGCGGCGCGGCCGTGAGGGACATCATCCGCGTCGCGCGGCGGCGTTTTCCCAACATCGAGATCGTCGTGGTGCCGGTCGCCGTCCAGGGCGAGACGGCGCCCGACGAGATCGCCGAAGGGTTGCGCCGGGCCAACGATCCGGCGCTGCGTGCGGACGTGATCATCGTCGGCCGCGGCGGCGGCTCGCTTGAGGATCTCTGGGCGTTCAACGACGAGCGCGTGGCGCGGGCCATCGCCGCCTCCCGCCTGCCGGTGGTGTCGGCGGTCGGCCACGAGACGGATTTCACCATCGCCGACCTGGTCGCCGACCTGCGCGCGCCCACGCCGTCGGCCGCCGCCGAGATCGTGGTGCCGGACCGCGCGGAGCTGGAGCGGCGGCTGAAAGGACTCGCGGCGCGGCTCGCCTCGGGCCTGCGGCGCATGGTGAAGGAGGACCGGCGCCGGCTGGCGCTTCTCCGCGCCCGAACGCCGCTCCGGCGGCCGCTCTGGCCGATCCTGACCGGACGCCAGCGGATCGACGAGCTTCGCGCCGCGCTCGTGCGCGACACCCGCGCCGCGGTGGACGCGCGCCGGCGCCGCCTGGAGCACGCGGCCGGACGGCTGCAGGCGCTCAGCCCCCTCGCCGTGCTGGCGCGCGGCTACGCCGTCGCCCGAAAGCAGGACGGCACGGTGATCCGATCCGCCGCGCAGGTGGAACTGCACGAGGCCATCGAAGTCATCCTGGCGGAAGGCGCGTTGCAATGCGAGGTCTGGGGCGCGGGGCCGGGACTGTCCGACTCCGCGCGGGAAACGCGGCCGCGCACCGGCGCGGCCCAAGAGTAG
- a CDS encoding bifunctional 5,10-methylenetetrahydrofolate dehydrogenase/5,10-methenyltetrahydrofolate cyclohydrolase, which yields MTRALLLDGRAAAARVHRRLRERLGERARRGLRPPVLGIVWVGEDEATAAYIRAKRRAASRLGVEVRLRRLDGQASAADIAAAVRLLSADESVDGVLVQSPLPRHVDYEAIVQLIDPAKDVDGFHPINAGRLFRGRPGLVPCTAAGILELLRYHASLRAGRPGGGGGPTPRGGRPTAALLEQHHATVTVCHSRTADLSRFTRLADILVVAAGRPALIGPDMVRPGAVVVDVGIHRAENGLCGDVHPDVAEVAGALSPVPGGVGPMTVAMLMQNLVEAAERRAVEAEDASWAR from the coding sequence CTGACGCGCGCGTTGCTTCTCGACGGCCGTGCCGCGGCGGCGCGTGTGCACAGGCGCTTGCGCGAGCGCCTGGGCGAGCGGGCCCGCCGTGGGCTGCGCCCGCCCGTGCTGGGCATCGTCTGGGTGGGCGAGGACGAGGCGACCGCCGCCTACATCCGGGCGAAGCGGCGCGCGGCCAGCCGGCTGGGCGTGGAGGTGCGCCTGCGGCGTTTGGACGGCCAAGCCTCGGCGGCGGACATCGCGGCGGCCGTGCGCCTTCTTTCCGCGGACGAATCGGTCGACGGCGTTCTGGTCCAGTCGCCGCTCCCGCGGCATGTCGACTACGAAGCGATCGTGCAGCTCATCGACCCCGCGAAGGACGTCGACGGCTTCCACCCGATCAACGCCGGCCGGCTGTTTCGCGGGCGGCCGGGCCTCGTTCCCTGCACGGCGGCCGGCATCCTGGAGCTTCTGAGGTACCATGCCAGCCTCCGGGCGGGCCGCCCCGGGGGGGGCGGCGGCCCCACACCCCGGGGGGGGCGGCCCACGGCCGCGCTGCTCGAACAGCACCACGCCACGGTCACCGTGTGCCACTCGCGCACGGCCGACCTGTCGCGGTTCACGCGCCTCGCCGACATCCTCGTCGTGGCCGCCGGGCGGCCGGCGCTGATCGGTCCGGACATGGTCCGCCCGGGCGCCGTCGTGGTCGACGTCGGCATCCACCGGGCCGAGAACGGGTTGTGCGGGGACGTGCACCCGGATGTCGCCGAGGTGGCGGGGGCGCTGTCGCCCGTGCCGGGCGGCGTCGGCCCCATGACGGTGGCCATGCTCATGCAGAACCTCGTGGAGGCGGCCGAGCGCCGCGCGGTGGAAGCGGAGGACGCGTCATGGGCGCGCTGA
- a CDS encoding SpoIIIAH-like family protein yields MIVKRPQPLRFALFLLILAAIFLYASAKWQAFQRETLGSATGDVTVMQPSEPGTSVPGEMLIQAPSESESSVATLAPASGDDYYVEARLERERARSEEGDLLQKIVDDPQSSVSARQEAEQKLMALAQVAEQEAAVEAVLRAKGYKDAVVLLANGTATVVLKVASIGAEDVARAVDAVTRITDVPEEAINVLAKP; encoded by the coding sequence ATGATCGTGAAGCGGCCGCAACCGTTGCGTTTTGCCCTGTTCCTCCTCATTCTCGCGGCGATCTTCCTGTACGCCTCGGCGAAGTGGCAGGCGTTCCAGCGGGAGACGCTGGGCTCGGCGACCGGCGATGTCACCGTCATGCAGCCGTCGGAACCCGGCACGTCGGTTCCGGGCGAGATGCTGATCCAGGCGCCCAGCGAGAGCGAGTCGAGCGTCGCGACGCTCGCGCCCGCGAGCGGCGACGACTATTATGTGGAGGCCCGCCTGGAGCGCGAGCGCGCCCGCAGCGAGGAGGGCGACCTTCTCCAAAAGATCGTCGACGACCCGCAATCCTCGGTGAGCGCTCGCCAGGAGGCGGAGCAGAAGCTGATGGCCCTCGCCCAGGTCGCTGAACAGGAGGCCGCCGTGGAAGCCGTGCTGCGGGCGAAGGGCTACAAGGACGCCGTGGTCCTGCTCGCCAACGGAACGGCGACGGTCGTGCTCAAGGTGGCGAGCATCGGCGCGGAGGACGTGGCCCGTGCCGTGGACGCGGTGACGCGCATCACGGACGTGCCTGAAGAGGCCATCAACGTGCTGGCCAAGCCGTGA
- the amaP gene encoding alkaline shock response membrane anchor protein AmaP has translation MGLVDRIILTIYTFALAFLSLAIVLLALGWDEPLTLLSAAVATQSGRVALGLVGLAFFVVSMRLLYFAFNRPNRHRAVVHEAELGEVRVSLEAVENLVARVARGIKGVRDVRPVVRDGTEGLDVRLRVWVSPDVNIPDLTHHMQEEIARYVRSVVGVGVANVETFVENITTESRRARVE, from the coding sequence ATGGGCCTGGTCGACCGGATCATCCTGACGATCTACACGTTCGCGCTCGCGTTCTTGTCGCTCGCCATCGTCCTCCTCGCCCTTGGGTGGGACGAGCCCCTCACGCTGCTCTCCGCCGCCGTCGCGACCCAATCGGGGCGCGTCGCCCTGGGGCTCGTGGGTCTCGCCTTCTTCGTCGTGAGCATGCGCCTCCTGTATTTCGCGTTCAACCGTCCGAACCGCCACCGCGCCGTCGTGCACGAGGCCGAGCTCGGCGAGGTGCGCGTCAGCCTGGAGGCCGTCGAGAACCTGGTGGCCAGGGTGGCGCGCGGCATCAAAGGCGTGCGCGACGTGCGCCCCGTGGTGCGGGACGGGACGGAGGGCCTCGACGTGCGGCTGCGCGTCTGGGTGTCGCCGGACGTCAACATCCCCGATCTCACCCACCACATGCAGGAGGAGATCGCGCGTTACGTGCGCAGCGTGGTCGGGGTGGGCGTCGCCAACGTGGAGACGTTTGTCGAGAACATCACGACGGAATCGCGCCGCGCGCGCGTGGAATAG
- a CDS encoding Asp23/Gls24 family envelope stress response protein: MDEDRQSLGGFKISEDVVAAIASLAASEVDGVAGLHGGLVGDLSQMLGKRSLGKGVKVELGTREVAIDLYLVVKYGISIPAVAQETQERVKQAVESMTGLTVVEVNVHVRGVSFDDDDHGKEVRVR; encoded by the coding sequence ATGGACGAAGACCGGCAGAGCCTCGGCGGGTTCAAGATCTCGGAGGACGTGGTGGCGGCCATCGCCAGCCTCGCGGCCAGCGAGGTGGACGGCGTCGCCGGGCTGCACGGCGGTCTGGTCGGCGATCTGTCGCAGATGCTGGGCAAGCGCAGCCTTGGCAAGGGCGTCAAGGTCGAGCTGGGCACCCGGGAGGTCGCCATCGACCTGTACCTCGTGGTGAAATATGGCATCAGCATCCCTGCGGTGGCGCAGGAGACGCAGGAGCGCGTGAAGCAGGCTGTCGAATCGATGACCGGGCTCACCGTCGTGGAAGTGAACGTGCACGTGCGAGGCGTCAGCTTCGACGACGACGATCACGGCAAGGAAGTCCGCGTGCGATAG
- a CDS encoding stage III sporulation protein AF, whose protein sequence is MASIADWVRELSLALILAGVADLFIPDAALKRTARLAVGIVVVALVLAPLLRLAPLAERGLREGLDDNLGGPQAAWGTPAAGAPSGRTGAGDLTEQVFVRMLEERVSVLAAAVDGVARAEATVALRPGDGGPWGRVGRVDVRVWAEAAGAAGGRREGGEAGREGGVVVSPVQTVEIEPVRVPPAAGEGASAEGAGRRGDGAVRAEPSAGAALAERVRSLLARELGLPAGSIRVTVVPAARSGATGESSRPAAAGN, encoded by the coding sequence GTGGCTTCGATCGCGGACTGGGTTCGGGAACTGTCGCTGGCGCTGATCCTCGCCGGCGTCGCCGACCTCTTCATCCCGGACGCCGCGTTGAAACGGACGGCGAGGCTGGCCGTGGGCATCGTCGTCGTGGCCCTCGTCCTGGCGCCGCTCCTGCGGCTCGCGCCGCTCGCCGAGCGGGGGCTGCGCGAGGGTCTCGACGACAACCTGGGCGGCCCACAGGCGGCGTGGGGAACGCCCGCCGCGGGGGCGCCTTCAGGGCGGACCGGCGCGGGCGACCTGACCGAGCAGGTCTTCGTCCGCATGCTCGAGGAGCGCGTGTCCGTGCTGGCCGCCGCCGTCGACGGCGTGGCGCGGGCGGAGGCGACGGTCGCCCTGCGTCCGGGTGACGGCGGCCCGTGGGGCCGCGTCGGGAGGGTGGACGTGCGCGTGTGGGCCGAGGCCGCCGGGGCAGCGGGAGGCCGCCGCGAAGGCGGCGAGGCGGGGAGAGAAGGGGGCGTCGTCGTGTCGCCCGTGCAGACGGTGGAGATCGAGCCGGTGCGCGTGCCGCCCGCCGCTGGCGAAGGTGCGTCCGCGGAGGGGGCGGGCCGCCGGGGAGACGGCGCGGTCCGGGCGGAACCGTCGGCGGGCGCGGCGCTCGCGGAGCGCGTCCGGTCGCTGCTCGCCCGCGAGCTGGGGCTGCCCGCGGGATCGATCCGCGTCACGGTCGTTCCGGCGGCGCGGTCCGGCGCGACGGGCGAGTCGTCCCGGCCTGCCGCGGCCGGGAATTGA